The Musa acuminata AAA Group cultivar baxijiao chromosome BXJ2-2, Cavendish_Baxijiao_AAA, whole genome shotgun sequence genome has a segment encoding these proteins:
- the LOC135605407 gene encoding protein transport protein SEC24 A-like: MQPLGREQSNYPGKPTPPFLAAPQSSGPGVGLGAIGAPQTTSPFVSSGPSIGTQPSSYRDPQPSIRSNIPSYLAQGASIYQQSQAPRFLPAAQTFPPISQPAMLPTGSFRPQSQIPVVSMGPPPQGATQLTSRSNMPQPLESSFSTSMAPPQPSLHGYSSVPPRSNMPPFHPDAQFHASRSVSQPSMQAFSSSHVAPVHGSPYHSHQSHVSAPPPIRGPLGFGSREQLQHPMAGPPMGGLQGLVEEFESLTVGSVPGALDPGIDTKLLPRPLNGDEESAKILEMYPLNCHPRILRLTTHAIPKSQSLLSRWHLPLGAVVHPLAEAPDKEEVPIVNFRPAGIIRCRRCRTYVNPYVTFTDAGRKWRCNLCSLLNDVPGEYYCTLDASGRRCDLDQRPELCKGSVEFVASMEYMVRPPMPPLYFFLIDVSVPAVHSGLLEIVAKTIKSCLDSLPGFPRTQIGFITFDSTLHFHNLKSSLAQPQMLVVADLDDVFLPLPDDILVNLSDSRHVVDAFLDSLPIMFEGTANVESALGPALRAAFMVMSQLGGKLLIFQSALPSLGVGRLRLRGDDLHLYGTDKEHTLRLPEDPFYKQMAAEFTTTQIAVDIYAFSEKYSDIASLGTLAKYTGGQVYHYPSFNAVIHRDKLGYELARNLTRETAWEAVMRIRCGKGVRFTTYHGHCMLGSTDLLALPAVDCDKAFAMQLSLEESLMTSQTVYFQVALLYTSSSGERRIRVHTAAAPVVADLSEMYRRADTGAIISLLGRLAIENSVSQKLEDARQSMQLKLVKSLKEYRNLYVVQHRLGGRLIYPESLKFLPLYVLSLCRSTALRGGYADVPLDERCAVGYNIMILPIGRMLKLLYPSLLRIDENLLKNQQEIQEPSKQLPLTAQSLDPKGIYILDDGFNFIIWLGRMLSSDLVNNILGVEFACFPDLSRVVVSEHDNDISKKLLRILRTLREKDPSSYQSCHLVKQGEQPREGFMFLANLLEDQTAGSSGYVDWILQIFRQSQIS; this comes from the exons ATGCAACCCTTGGGAAGAGAACAATCAAATTATCCAGGAAAGCCAACCCCACCCTTTCTAGCTGCTCCACAATCTTCAGGTCCTGGGGTTGGCTTGGGGGCAATAGGCGCTCCACAAACTACATCTCCATTTGTATCTTCGGGGCCTTCCATTGGCACACAACCTTCTAGCTACAGAGATCCACAACCATCTATCAGGTCTAATATTCCATCTTACCTGGCACAGGGTGCCAGCATTTATCAGCAATCACAAGCCCCAAGATTTCTGCCAGCTGCTCAAACTTTTCCTCCCATTAGTCAGCCAGCTATGCTTCCTACTGGATCTTTTCGCCCCCAGTCACAAATTCCGGTGGTATCAATGGGTCCTCCACCACAAGGTGCAACCCAGTTGACATCAAGGAGTAATATGCCTCAACCATTAGAGTCATCATTCTCTACATCAATGGCTCCACCTCAACCATCTTTACATGGATATTCAAGTGTGCCCCCAAGATCTAACATGCCCCCATTTCATCCAGATGCACAGTTTCATGCTTCTAGATCAGTTTCACAGCCATCAATGCAGGCCTTTTCATCTTCCCATGTTGCTCCTGTACACGGTTCTCCTTATCATTCTCACCAAAGTCATGTATCTGCACCGCCTCCAATTCGAGGTCCTCTGGGTTTTGGTTCAAGGGAACAACTGCAGCATCCCATGGCAGGGCCACCTATGGGAGGTCTCCAAGGTCTGGTTGAAGAATTTGAATCATTAACTGTTGGATCAGTACCGGGGGCTCTCGATCCTGGGATTGACACCAAGTTACTGCCAAGACCTCTAAATGGTGATGAAGAGTCAGCTAAGATTCTGGAGATGTATCCACTGAATTGCCATCCTAGGATCTTGCGGCTAACAACTCATGCAATACCAAAGTCTCAGTCATTGCTTTCTAGGTGGCATTTGCCTCTTGGAGCAGTAGTTCATCCTCTAGCAGAAGCTCCCGATAAG GAAGAGGTGCCAATTGTCAATTTTAGGCCAGCAGGCATCATTCGGTGCCGAAGATGCAGAACATATGTAAATCCATATGTGACATTCACAGATGCTGGAAGGAAGTGGAGGTGCAACCTTTGTTCTTTGCTTAATGATG TGCCTGGAGAGTATTACTGTACTCTGGATGCCAGTGGCAGAAGATGTGATTTGGACCAAAGACCTGAGCTATGCAAGGGCAGTGTAGAATTTGTTGCTTCAATGGAATATATGGTTCGGCCACCAATGCCACCTCTCTATTTTTTCCTTATTGATGTATCAGTTCCTGCAGTTCATTCTGGATTGCTTGAG ATTGTGGCAAAGACCATCAAATCCTGTCTTGACAGTCTACCTGGCTTTCCTCGGACACAAATTGGCTTTATAACTTTTGACAGCACATTGCATTTTCATAATCTGAAG TCTTCTTTGGCACAACCTCAAATGTTGGTGGTAGCTGACCTGGATGATGTATTTTTGCCTCTTCCTGATGATATTCTTGTTAACTTATCTGATTCTAGGCATGTTGTGGATGCATTTCTAGATAGCTTGCCGATCATGTTCGAGGGCACTGCCAATGTAGAATCTGCCCTCGGGCCTGCGCTTAGAGCAGCATTCATGGTTATG AGTCAACTCGGAGGGAAGTTGCTCATCTTTCAGAGTGCATTACCGTCTCTTGGTGTTGGCCGCCTAAGACTTCGTGGAGATGATCTTCATCTTTATGGAACAGATAAAGAGCATACCCTAAGATTACCTGAAGATCCATTTTATAAGCAGATGGCTGCTGAGTTTACAACGACCCAGATTGCCGTGGACATATATGCTTTCAGTGAAAAGTATTCTGACATTGCTTCTTTAG GAACTCTGGCCAAGTATACTGGTGGTCAGGTGTATCATTATCCATCTTTTAATGCTGTTATTCACCGTGATAAACTTGGCTATGAGTTGGCTAGGAACCTTACAAGGGAGACTGCCTGGGAAGCTGTGATGCGCATAAGATGTGGGAAAG GGGTCCGTTTTACAACCTATCACGGGCACTGTATGCTAGGGTCAACGGATTTATTAGCCCTTCCTGCAGTGGATTGTGACAAAGCTTTTGCTATGCAGTTGTCTTTGGAAGAATCCCTCATGACATCTCAGACTGTATATTTTCAAGTTGCCCTGTT ATATACTTCCTCTTCAGGTGAAAGGCGCATTAGAGTCCATACAGCAGCTGCACCGGTGGTGGCTGATCTTAGTGAAATGTACCGTCGAGCAGATACCGGAGCCATTATCTCTTTGTTGGGTAGGCTTG CAATTGAAAATTCGGTGTCTCAGAAACTTGAAGATGCTAGACAGTCGATGCAGTTGAAGCTTGTGAAAAGCCTTAAAGAATATCGAAATCTTTATGTTGTCCAGCATCGGTTGGGTGGAAGACTGATTTATCCAGAATCTTTGAAATTCTTGCCGCTGTATGTATTGTCTCTTTGTAGGTCCACAGCCCTCCGTGGAGGGTATGCTGATGTTCCTCTGGATGAACGATGTGCTGTTGGTTACAATATAATGATACTACCTATAGGCAGGATGCTTAAACTTCTTTATCCTAGCTTACTTAGGATAGACGAGAACCTCCTGAAG AATCAACAGGAGATTCAAGAACCATCAAAGCAGTTACCACTGACTGCCCAAAGTTTAGATCCCAAAGGCATTTacattttggatgatggatttaaTTTCATTATTTGGTTAGGTCGGATGCTTTCATCTGATTTAGTCAATAATATACTTGGAGTTGAGTTTGCCTGCTTCCCTGATCTATCTAGG GTTGTAGTTTCTGAACACGACAATgacatatcaaaaaaattattgagGATATTGAGAACGTTGAGAGAAAAGGATCCTTCGTCCTATCAGTCATGCCATCTGGTAAAGCAGGGTGAACAGCCAAGAGAAGGCTTCATGTTTCTTGCCAATCTTCTCGAGGACCAGACTGCCGGATCCAGCGGCTATGTTGATTGGATTCTTCAGATATTTAGGCAATCACAAATCTCATGA
- the LOC103973911 gene encoding pentatricopeptide repeat-containing protein At1g11290, chloroplastic: MLSTLSPFAAAAAPTLPNPSHSPPHFSPRLLSHPSYILLDLCADRREVRLFLPQVVKRGLHLEHVFQTKLVALFSRFGDLHDATLVFGSVEDKTDELYHSLLRGHAKHSSLDDAVAFFRAMRRSGVRPAVHSFTYLLKACGDRSDLRRGREIHSQLIASGFGSNVFAMTAVVNMYAKCRRIEEARRMFDRMPERDLVAWNAIVSGYAQNGMAEKALEMVIRLQKDGHKPDSITLVSALPACANVRSLKIGKTVHAFAMKAGFDSLVNVSTALVDMYSKRGAIKTARLVFDSMRLKNVVSWNSMIDGYGQNGDAEEALRLFKKMMADGIQATDVTIMGALYACGELGDLEEGRHVHELLTRTGFESDVSVLNALITMYSKCKRIDLAEDVFENMPVKSLVSWNAMILGYAQNDRVEDALRLFNKMQWENVKPDSFTMVSVIPALADISVLKQAKWIHGFAIRLCTDKNIYIMTALVDLYAKCGSVRIARRLFDAMEERHVTTWNAMIDGYGTHGFGKSAIDLFEQMKRSSVKPNDITLLSVLSACGHSGLVQEGKKYFASMKEDYGFEPNMDHYGCMVDLLGRAGRLDEAWDFIQKMPIRPGISVYGAMLGACKIHKNVKLGEEAAQRLFELEPDEGGYHVLLANIYAAASMWEDVARVRTMMEKKGLQKTPGYSSIDLKNEIHTFHSGSTDHPQSQKIYTRLARLIDEIKAVGYMPDSDSLHDVEEDVKEQLLGTHSEKLAIAFGLINTTPGTTIQIRKNLRVCNDCHKATKFISQVTGREIIVRDMQRFHHFKNGQCSCGDYW; this comes from the coding sequence ATGCTGTCGACGCTGAGCCcgttcgctgctgctgctgctcctactCTTCCCAACCCCTCCCACTCccctccccatttctcccctcgccTCCTCTCCCACCCTTCCTATATCCTTCTCGATCTCTGCGCCGACCGCCGCGAGGTCCGCCTGTTCCTCCCCCAAGTCGTCAAGCGCGGACTCCACCTTGAGCACGTCTTCCAAACCAAGCTCGTAGCCCTCTTCTCCCGCTTCGGTGACCTCCACGATGCCACCCTTGTCTTCGGCTCCGTTGAGGACAAGACCGACGAGCTCTACCACTCCCTGCTCAGGGGCCACGCCAAGCACTCCTCCCTCGACGACGCCGTCGCTTTCTTCCGCGCCATGCGGCGCTCCGGCGTGCGCCCGGCCGTGCACAGCTTCACCTACCTCTTGAAGGCCTGCGGCGACCGCTCCGACCTGCGGCGGGGCAGGGAGATACACTCGCAGCTGATCGCCAGTGGCTTTGGCTCCAATGTGTTTGCCATGACCGCCGTCGTAAACATGTATGCGAAATGTCGCAGGATCGAGGAGGCGAGGAGGATGTTCGATAGAATGCCTGAGAGGGACTTGGTGGCGTGGAATGCCATCGTTTCCGGGTATGCGCAGAACGGGATGGCAGAGAAGGCTTTGGAGATGGTGATAAGATTGCAAAAGGATGGTCACAAGCCTGATTCAATCACCCTCGTCTCGGCTTTGCCTGCCTGTGCCAATGTTAGATCTTTGAAGATCGGGAAAACCGTTCATGCTTTTGCTATGAAGGCTGGCTTTGATTCTTTGGTGAATGTCTCAACTGCTCTCGTGGATATGTATTCAAAGCGGGGGGCAATTAAGACCGCAAGGTTGGTGTTCGATAGTATGCGGCTGAAGAATGTTGTCTCGTGGAATTCTATGATCGATGGATATGGGCAAAATGGGGATGCAGAGGAAGCCTTGAGACTGTTTAAGAAGATGATGGCAGATGGTATCCAGGCCACAGATGTTACCATAATGGGTGCTTTGTATGCCTGTGGTGAACTGGGGGATCTCGAGGAGGGGAGGCATGTTCATGAGTTGCTTACAAGAACTGGCTTCGAGTCTGATGTTTCTGTTCTGAATGCACTCATCACCATGTATTCAAAGTGTAAGAGAATTGATCTTGCTGAAGATGTTTTTGAGAACATGCCGGTAAAGAGTCTTGTGTCTTGGAATGCTATGATCTTGGGCTATGCACAGAATGATCGTGTTGAGGATGCTTTGAGACTCTTCAACAAGATGCAATGGGAGAATGTAAAGCCAGATTCATTCACTATGGTTAGTGTAATTCCTGCACTCGCTGACATATCTGTCTTGAAGCAGGCAAAATGGATACATGGCTTTGCTATTAGATTGTGTACGGACAAAAATATATACATCATGACTGCTCTCGTAGATTTGTATGCCAAGTGCGGGAGCGTTCGTATAGCACGAAGACTCTTTGATGCAATGGAGGAGAGGCATGTCACGACATGGAATGCGATGATAGATGGTTATGGGACGCATGGTTTTGGGAAGTCTGCAATTGACCTGTTTGAACAGATGAAGAGGAGCTCTGTGAAGCCAAATGACATAACATTGCTGAGTGTTCTTTCGGCTTGTGGTCACTCTGGTTTAGTCCAGGAGGGGAAGAAATACTTTGCCAGCATGAAGGAGGACTATGGCTTCGAGCCTAATATGGATCACTATGGTTGCATGGTGGACCTGCTGGGCCGTGCCGGGAGGCTTGATGAAGCTTGGGACTTTATTCAGAAAATGCCAATCAGACCGGGTATTAGTGTTTATGGTGCCATGTTGGGTGCTTGTAAGATCCACAAAAATGTAAAGTTGGGAGAGGAGGCAGCACAGAGATTGTTTGAGCTAGAACCGGATGAGGGAGGGTACCATGTTCTATTAGCTAACATCTATGCTGCAGCTTCAATGTGGGAGGATGTAGCAAGGGTGAGGACTATGATGGAGAAGAAAGGGCTGCAGAAGACTCCTGGTTACAGTTCAATCGATTTGAAGAATGAGATACATACCTTCCATTCTGGAAGTACTGATCATCCACAATCACAGAAGATCTACACAAGATTAGCTAGGCTAATAGATGAGATTAAAGCTGTCGGCTATATGCCTGATAGTGATTCTTTACATGATGTGGAAGAGGATGTTAAAGAACAGCTGCTCGGAACACACAGCGAGAAGCTTGCTATCGCATTCGGGCTCATAAACACTACACCAGGAACcacaattcaaataagaaagaaCCTTCGTGTCTGCAACGATTGCCATAAAGCAACCAAGTTCATATCTCAGGTCACAGGTAGGGAGATTATCGTGAGGGATATGCAGCGATTCCATCATTTCAAGAACGGGCAATGTTCCTGTGGAGATTATTGGTAG
- the LOC135605408 gene encoding B3 domain-containing protein Os04g0386900-like → MCRGYFNFYKDCGSAGSEGCEVIAAGQYIWNPARWPGNGAGLLIEEVVVESCSAISASEGPMSDSSVVLAACSLTSEESNNHPAGHHVPNCSTNGENNHEDDVSSPNPSEPDISDAEEKTVPLSGKPFFSIIMSKSQVQRPYQLAIPKKFWPHLPNTCVPLTLHFKKKIWEMRYYGDRAQRRFDGGWKHFVNDNNLKIGDCCFFELMDDTDFTFRVQLLRGDLPAECLNNGLSSDRPILID, encoded by the exons ATGTGCAGGGGATACTTTAACTTTTACAAAGACTGCGGTAGCGCGGGTTCCGAGGGCTGTGAAGTTATTGCAGCCGGACAATACATCTGGAATCCGGCGAGATGGCCGGGAAACGGGGCCGGTCTCTTGATAGAAGAGGTGGTAGTGGAGTCTTGTTCAGCAATCTCCGCCTCCGAAGGCCCAATG TCAGACTCTTCTGTAGTTCTGGCAGCATGCAGCCTTACATCTGAAGAATCAAATAACCATCCAG CTGGACACCATGTACCGAACTGCAGCACAAATGGAGAGAATAATCATGAAGATGATGTTTCTTCCCCTAATCCATCAGAACCTGATATATCTGATGCAGAAGAAAAAACTGTTCCACTTTCTGGAAAACCCTTCTTTTCAATCATTATGTCAAAGTCTCAAGTCCAGCGCCCATATCAACTG gcAATTCCAAAAAAATTTTGGCCACATCTTCCAAACACTTGTGTCCCTTTAACACTTCActtcaagaagaagatatggGAGATGAGATATTACGGAGATCGAGCCCAGAGAAGATTCGATGGTGGATGGAAACATTTTGTGAATGATAACAATTTGAAGATTGGTGATTGCTGCTTCTTTGAACTCATGGACGATACGGATTTTACATTTCGGGTTCAACTTCTTAGAGGAGATCTCCCAGCTGAATGTCTTAATAACGGTCTAAGTTCCGATAGACCTATTTTGATAGACTAG
- the LOC103972156 gene encoding WEB family protein At3g02930, chloroplastic: MLPAKAKSGLSEASNGKATSATPKVSKVPSRNGSTKSDSGSPSPAQKPSSPVPKVSPSVAKPSSPVPKSRSLLERSPKSAESKPPIKNSTTPEKPNRTSKGSELQAKLDAIEEDLKRAREQLASAEQEKTQTLEELNEAKRLASEMNEKLEAAIVAKKMTEEILEIEKFRADELEQAGIEGAQKRDAEHQKELESIRNQHALDASTLLSVTQELQKVKLELASANSVKNTAPSEADDAKKIAEVNGEKVEALSREVIHLKSLLDSNLDNMNTEAAEMIKKLNVEMNCLELELERAKTAEEKLPKMESLVEQLQMEVTDARKAESDACEQVEELKKDVASFESRLKEVNQSEKSATESLDIMRKKMEEYATLLQNAETEIAALQGKIESMEIEVAKYKNDLKESDRKLDLTQEETVSLRKTVELLKSEVKKLEEEKLQVLDKDKIAASDIERLLEEKNKIVHELNTSRDEAEKVKKAMEGLASALHEMSTEARENQERLLAKQAEIEDAQVQIEQLNSAIKNTEERYEVMLDEARYEIVCLNKSVENFETEASNSSTEWDTKELHFINAIKKSEDELSSLKMEMAKFVDSLKLAEQEAQAAKADSVEMLSKLKQAESAATAAYEAAEEAKAETLRLKERLLDKENELQSITQENDDLRVRETTALQKIKDLSLLLEEATAKKTEEKIRLSKSEKEYDILPNMPQEINSREWVLNYHSDDQKPNVENKKGNQNEEEEDPMDTVSKGLASEKDHEAESIDDDADSKLDSGSFDQINSMTESMDYGTTSPTKNQEQKKKKPFLHKFGTLLKKGSHKTHK; the protein is encoded by the exons ATGTTGCCCGCCAAAGCCAA ATCCGGCCTATCCGAGGCTTCGAACGGCAAGGCTACATCAGCAACCCCCAAGGTCAGCAAGGTACCTAGTAGAAATGGATCCACCAAGTCGGACTCTGGTTCCCCTTCTCCGGCACAAAAGCCATCTTCTCCTGTGCCAAAAGTATCTCCGTCTGTGGCAAAGCCATCTTCTCCTGTGCCGAAGTCACGCTCTTTGCTTGAGCGGTCACCCAAGTCGGCGGAGTCCAAGCCGCCGATTAAGAACAGTACAACTCCTGAG AAACCAAATCGAACTTCAAAAGGCTCAGAGCTGCAAGCAAAGTTGGATGCCATTGAGGAGGATTTGAAGAGAGCAAGAGAGCAGTTGGCTTCAGCCGAGCAGGAGAAGACCCAGACTCTCGAGGAGTTGAATGAAGCTAAGAGATTGGCCAGTGAGATGAATGAGAAACTCGAAGCCGCAATTGTCGCTAAGAAGATGACCGAGGAGATCTTGGAGATTGAGAAATTCCGGGCTGATGAATTGGAGCAAGCAGGCATTGAAGGCGCACAAAAGAGGGACGCAGAGCATCAAAAAGAACTTGAAAGCATCCGAAATCAGCATGCTTTGGATGCTTCGACACTGCTTTCTGTGACTCAGGAACTCCAGAAAGTGAAACTTGAGTTAGCTAGTGCCAACAGTGTGAAGAACACTGCGCCGAGCGAAGCTGATGATGCAAAGAAGATTGCTGAAGTGAATGGAGAGAAGGTGGAGGCTTTGTCCAGAGAAGTGATCCATTTAAAatccttgcttgattccaatctggaTAATATGAATACAGAAGCAGCAGAAATGATTAAGAAGTTGAATGTGGAAATGAATTGTTTGGAGCTCGAACTTGAAAGAGCAAAGACAGCTGAAGAGAAACTACCCAAGATGGAATCATTAGTTGAACAGTTACAAATGGAAGTGACTGATGCGAGAAAGGCTGAATCAGATGCTTGTGAGCAAGTTGAGGAGTTGAAAAAGGATGTGGCATCATTCGAATCTAGACTTAAGGAAGTCAACCAATCTGAGAAGTCTGCAACTGAATCTCTTGATATCATGAGGAAAAAAATGGAAGAGTATGCCACTTTACTGCAAAATGCTGAAACTGAGATTGCTGCTCTTCAAGGAAAAATAGAATCCATGGAAATTGAGGTAGCTAAGTACAAAAATGATCTCAAGGAATCAGATAGGAAGCTTGATTTAACACAGGAAGAGACAGTAAGCCTCAGAAAGACAGTTGAACTGTTAAAATCTGAGGTTAAGAAACTGGAGGAGGAGAAGTTGCAGGTGCTCGACAAGGACAAGATTGCTGCTTCAGATATCGAGAGACTGTTGGAAGAGAAAAACAAAATCGTTCATGAACTTAATACTAGTAGAGATGAAGCAGAAAAGGTTAAGAAAGCAATGGAAGGTTTAGCTTCAGCATTGCATGAAATGTCTACTGAAGCCAGGGAAAATCAAGAGAGGCTTTTGGCAAAGCAAGCTGAAATTGAAGATGCCCAGGTGCAAATAGAGCAATTGAATTCAGCTATCAAGAACACTGAAGAGAGGTACGAGGTCATGCTAGATGAGGCAAGATATGAGATAGTTTGCCTCAATAAAAGTGTCGAAAATTTTGAAACAGAAGCCAGCAATTCGAGCACAGAGTGGGACACAAAGGAGCTACACTTTATTAATGCCATCAAAAAATCAGAAGATGAACTTTCTTCCCTCAAGATGGAAATGGCAAAGTTTGTTGACTCGCTCAAACTAGCAGAGCAAGAAGCACAGGCAGCAAAGGCAGATAGTGTTGAGATGTTAAGCAAGTTGAAACAAGCTGAATCTGCAGCCACTGCAGCTTATGAAGCAGCGGAAGAAGCAAAGGCTGAGACTTTGCGGCTAAAGGAAAGGTTGTTGGACAAGGAGAACGAACTGCAGAGTATCACTCAAGAAAATGATGATCTTCGGGTCAGGGAAACAACTGCCCTGCAGAAAATCAAAGATTTGTCTTTGCTGCTTGAGGAGGCCACAGCCAAGAAAACTGAAGAAAAGATTAGGCTTTCAAAGAGTGAAAAAGAATACGACATACTGCCGAACATGCCTCAGGAAATAAATAGTCGTGAATGGGTACTAAATTATCACTCGGATGACCAAAAGCCAAATGTGGAGAACAAGAAAGGAAACCAAAATGAGGAAGAGGAAGATCCCATGGATACcgtgtcaaaaggtttagcatcagAAAAGGACCATGAAGCAGAATCAATAGATGACGATGCAGATTCGAAGTTGGACAGTGGTAGCTTTGATCAGATAAATAGCATGACAGAGAGCATGGACTATGGAACAACCTCACCCACCAAGAACCAggagcaaaagaagaagaagccttTTCTACATAAGTTTGGGACTCTGCTGAAGAAGGGCAGCCATAAAACCCATAAGTAG